Within the Apis cerana isolate GH-2021 linkage group LG9, AcerK_1.0, whole genome shotgun sequence genome, the region aattattatataaattaatttccataaaaatataagtaaagtTTCTATAAGAACTTTCTTAAATATGACATTGACGATATTACAGTTACCTAAATAGCTTATAATTACacgaaatatctttatataaaataccttAGTCAGCCGTGCGATTGAAAACAAAATGGCCACTAGGCAAACTGCGCCAAACTGTTACGTCATACATGTATGTCTAAGCATAGTTAAATCTGATTTTGAGAAGATTTGTAAgagtaaagaatatatttctatgtttCTCCGACAGAGTTCgctcaaaatttaattgtatgatttttttatgaaatcttttattaaaacaagaaatatcaaattaatattaattatataaaaaaaaatttagatattataaatgaattttatgaattttatgtatttgtatatttatgtacatattatatcataattaattaaagtaaatatattatgaaaatttttacaaattatattacaaataatatccatttataatataaaagatatatttgttgttaaattttatttatttatagtaatattcataatacttttcttaagaaatagtattatttaaaaatatttacaattgctaataattatgaaataattaataatattaatttatataaattattaataaaaattaataaaatattaataaaaaacttttggatattcgaaaattatagaTGAGAATTTGAAAACCggatagaaaataaatctacTAAGTAAAGATGATATTTGATTCGAGTATTCATATCCGgtcttccattttcttttcgtcATCATCGCATATAATTGCGTTCTTGTTCAGTCACGTTTGTTATCGATCTTGCATTTTTAGTAATtgtgaaacatttaaattgtatacacGAGCGTTCGTTAGTCTGTacgttatataatatcttcatAGAGTTTTCATTTCGTCCACCGTATTTTGGATTATCGAGTGCTAATGCGTGGTATTTCAGAAAGCTCTCCGACTCGCGCAATGGCGGAGGATTTGGATGTCGAGGCAATGCTGGAGGCGCCATATAAGAAGGGGGTAaggcttaatttttttttttctcttattctgTGTGTCTCGGTTTGCTCCTTCGAGatcctgattttttttttatcctataAAGTTTACCTAATCTCGATGCACAAGAATCCAATACGGTGCGTACCGTTTTAGATATGTTCTTTTGTATTGCGATCGAGAAAAATGAATCGTCCTTTCCTTTCCGTATATACATGTAGAACAAAGTACGTCCTTGTCTCATACCGACTATTGATCAATACCTCCGTTTTCTGTACTTATAGATGGTACGTAACATGTACCCTCGCGCTCGTAGGATGTTCGGCAGCGAGTTCCTAGAATGCACTTGAAATACGAGGTATTAAGAAAAGCCATCACTAACATcatttttacttaattcttttttctttatttatttctgattttttttaatttctttttcaaaatcgtaACGTTTATTATTTACGACGTAGATAGAATTGCTATTGCCACCATATCACAATTATAAAGAGACAAAAGATAtgcaaaatgaatattctttattaatttatataaaaagaaaagaagaaaataaatatgaaagatgGATATATTAGGTGCTGTTCTGCCATGTGCCATgctattctattaatttttattatgtgtggaaaaatgaattaactGGTTTGTATAAGTATCGAATACCTTTTGTATGTAGAATCAATAGAATCATTGTCTATAATATCTTTTGCGATAGAAGGGCATAATTCCTATTGATttctactatatttttttgcattgtTAGGTGGAACAATAAAGGTATTTGTCGGATTTCAAAATCTCTAGCACTCCCACATtagttttgttttctttcaattcataggaaatttattaatacatcttTCTTGTAATTATATGCTGATTCTCCTTttgtatagaattatatattaatataattaattatgaataattgataataggtaatgaagaattatattttaattaatataagtatttgtaatattttaaactgcaATATCtacataatataagaaataaaatataattttcattaaaagttccacattttttataaataggaatataatcagatataatttatttggcaaattaaaagtgaatatttaaatattttttaacatgtaaaatatatattaaaaaatagtattaaatatattacatataatattaaaattattaaaatctactttttttattcataaaatggacttttatttttaactatattataaattaagaatggtaatatatagaatgttattttataatgcttatcattttttgtcaatataatgtattttatttcaaatttgaaagtacattattaatatttcataaacaaaAATGCATGGTAAATTGGCAAGCAGGAATAAAGTATATGATTCAAAtgagaaaatgttttaaaattatggttAAAATTATGGGAGATTGACAAATTTAGGGGATcggttttattaatgatagatTGAAAGAACATCAGTAACATATACATGTAACACCATTATCATCATTTCATTGTATTAATGCCATATACCATGTGTATGTTCGCTTTTAATTATGTGAAACATTTTCTCTATACAGCTAAATCATCTTGTGATATATCTACTGGAAGCTGCAAATGATCGTTGATCGTTTTATTCCTATTATGAGataattcaaatcaattataCATTCAGGGGCTATAGGTTAGCAATTAGGGTTCACATCTCGTGTTACATTAAAAACGTACTGTCTTTGATGAGGGCTCTCTTTTACAGAAGAAAAAGGATGTGTGGTTGGCCATTGGTAGTTTAAAGACCAAGGCATGCTCAACCCAAGATTGCAATGCTTTCCTAAAACCCGATAAAACGATTGGTAAGTTTGAGCCAGGTGTATGCGAGGCGTCGCAACACTATGCTCGCCCCGTCTCTGtctgtctctctctgtctgtttctctctctctttctctctctctctatctctctctctatctctctctttttctcttctctcttctctcttctctgtGTCCTCATCTCAGCCCCCTCAGACCAATATAATCAAcctggaaaaagagaaagagcacGAGAGTGCACCATCGTCCAGCAGCAAATAGATCTTCGATAACAGTGTTCAATGGAGAGTTATCTACAtggttacaaaattaaaaaatttttttaaattaacagaaGACAGAACAAttcattattgatatattttattttgaaactactgttaaaatttaaattgtacaatatGTACACagtttatctttataaaatttactaacGTTCTATGATTTGCTTTTTGTCCCCTTGTTCGCGCGTCCCTGCCACATCGGCTGGCTGGCATGGCATTCAACTGTTTGCTGTTCGTAGGAGCAGGACTCCTCAACCAAAGACAAATCATCCAAGGAAAATGGGTCTAGCCGTAAATCATCtgggtaaatatattttaactattataattaatataaatgatttgtgTTTATGAACATTGTATCCATTAcatgattcaaaaatatatagtaatttctacataaaaatttttgattgattctaaaattaattttatcttctttttttctttataaattagtacaaataatattcatcatttataaaaataatttaataaaatgataatttaatgtgcttaaatttattgttttgatTTATTGCTAATTGTTTATGTATGTCaattttgaatgttttttattatttctattagatttttatatattaatttgatttttttttaatatacaaaatataaaaaaattttgataaattttgattaatttgattaagaaataataagtaaatgaatttcaaaattagttATTCAgagaatattgtaatttaaatgaaaatgataaatataaaaaaaataaattaagttttgattattttattttattttttttatataatgttgatttttttatatggaatattatcatatactattatatatattttaaataatactctttctaaaaaataagaaaaattttaagaaaaattataaaaaaaatttaaaaaaagtggattggatttttttaagtttttgttttaaataaattaaacttttgttaaggatcgttttaaatataaagtgtttctagttaaaaaatatgattttttataatattttaaaattaaattctgatTCAATTCTCTTATGTAGAATGATTTTTACAatacaaaaatcttaaatttttataaatgaactaCTTTGTCTGAACCTTTAGCCTtatagattgaaatatattcaattgtctatgaatatttcaaactatAGTCATTTGGTACGTACATATAGCTGTTTGAAGTTATATTCTCTTTGTTATAGACCCCATACAATTAGTGTAAATGCtggttattttcataattccaAAGGTTAGACCTGAAGATGGTAAGTGTTTAGGAAGAATATCTGTAATACAGATtctgttaaaaattgaaaatgtaaccAAGAAAAAcacaataataaacaaaataggaaaggttattaaaatatgaaataatatttatttaatataatgttattaattattcttatatgttgtttaatttatttttattaaatgcgtaccttaattatatcatttaataaataattattaatattagctGTATATACTTCTttgtttcttcattatttatttatcaaattatatagaaagtataaactgataaaaattttgaataaatttccttATTACTAAGGGTTCGGATTAGTAAGTTAAATTctacgatttaaaatattacattatacaaagtaaacttaaaataatcaaaattcatttattatatatttaaataagcatatatattataaattataatctacttatataaattttattaaaaaaaatttaatttaatttatgtatttttttctttatagaaaGAGCAAGCATCGTTCTCGTTCCCGTTCTCGATCACGAGATCGTCGAGAGAAAGATCGTCGCGATCGCGATCGAGAtagagacagagaaagagatcgTGATAGGGATAGAGATCGCGATCGCGATCGTGATCGTCGACGTAGATCAAGATCAAGAGATCGGAGAGACCGCGATAGAGACAGAGACAATAGTGACAGAGATAGGGATCGTCGGGATAGAGATCGAGATCGAgacagaagaagaaaacgatcTCTCACACCAATTACACTTCCTAGAGCAAGATTACCATTTGGAAAAGGTGTCAGTCCTCTTGGCATGTAAGTCCGAgcgattttattgaatatataagatgatataagaataattcattctaaagtagaaaattttaacataaaaaattctattaagaattatatatcacGCCAAGGCAAATTTATGACACGATCAACAACAACATCgctatttttgagaaaatccattttttttaatttttattcgttaaggGTTCAAATgggtaattttaattagccAGGTATGCATATAGTTCTAGAGTCATAAATCAATTTCAGGGCTCAATAGCGAAGGCCGTGCCATAAATCTTGGGCTTAATGAAacgaatattgttaataattcatcAGATTAAGCCTAGTAATACATCTGCTAAAACTTTCAACTTCAACTTCAAATCTCAAGAAAATTCACAGAACACTTTTGTACATTGGATTTCTGTTCATCTTCTCTTGATACAATGGGTGCAAAAGGATCCAAGAATAAGACAGACAGAAGGTCTTAAAAgtgttaacatttttctttttgaataaattcaattctagATACAGATTCAAATTCAAGATTGAAATACATCACATTCACTTTGTATTCACATTCGCAAAACATAAAAACAATTcggaaatttatattcatttgtttGATGACAGTTCAagtcatattataaatatcaattcttgaaaaaagtaaaatcaacaaaaaacaatatagttatatcaatttcaaaaataacataaagatGTCAATGAACATAATCTAAACATTAATCTGTATCCACAACAATTTCAAGAGTatcattctataaataattttgtataatataataaataaattttaaaaatattaatatatttttaatttttatattttatatttattttagcagAAATGATGAGTTAACACCAGAGGAACGAGATGCCCGAACTGTTTTCTGTATGCAACTAAGTCAGCGCATACGTGCTCGAGATTTGGAAGAATTCTTTTCCAGTGTTGGGAAAGTTCAAGATGTCCGACTTATAACATGTAATAAGACAAGAAGATTTAAAGGTATAGCATATGTGGAATTCAAAGATCCTGAAAGTGTTACATTGGTaagttgaaatataatttatatttaatattaagtttattattaattattaaattttcttttttcataggCACTTGGTTTATCAGGTCAAAAGCTTCTTGGTGTTCCTATAGTAGTACAACACACTCAAGCCGAGAAAAATCGTATGGGTAATTCCATGCCAAATCTAATGCCAAAAGGACAAACCGGACCTATGAGATTATATGTTGGATCTctacattttaatatcacaGAAGATATGCTTCGTGGTATTTTCGAGccatttggaaaaattgacaATATTCAGTTAATTATGGATCCCGAAACTGGACGGAGCAAAGGCTATGGATTTTTgactgtacatatatatatatatatatatatatctatactattattaaattcaatatattcatgtgtttattaaaatatatttatttttattatagtttagaAATGCCGATGATGCAAAGAAAGCTTTGGAACAATTAAATGGTTTTGAACTTGCTGGAAGACCTATGAAAGTTGGTAATGTTACAGAACGTACAGATTTAATACAAGGTCCTTCTCTTCTGGATACAGATGAATTAGATCGAAGTGGTATCGAACTTGGTGCTACTGGAaggtacaataaaattaatttttttttataaaaattaatcaagttcacataatcaatatttaatcatatataatcacatataatcaatatttaaaaatatttagattacaGCTAATGTTTAAGTTAGCAGAAGGAACAGGACTTGAAATTCCTCCAGCAGCTGCAAATGCATTGAATATGGCTCCAGTTATGTCGACGCCACAACCACCTCCACAAGTTGCTCCTCCTATAGCAACACAGTGTTTTATGTTATCGAATATGTTCGATCCTCAGaagtaagtattatttttgttaagatAAATAGACATAAGTAGAGATTTTAGAGACAAGACTCTAGATctaattagttaattttattttcatgcaatggaataaattataaaaaagtttcatatatattgttatatatgttagaaataataacattttttaatccttaGATTTCAAAGTGAAgagtatcataaatttttataaaatttaacattttgaatatatccaaaatatttaaaatattattatattaaaataaatattgatcaattttaaatgtaaaatgtaaatatttttaaatattaaaatatttaatataaattttacagaaaaaagtaaaatatttaattgtggGAATGCAAGTTTGATATTCTAAGGATTAAACGATTAGAGCATATTTATAGGCCCAGTGGTAATTACTTCTCTTTCCATTGAGGGGATTGAATAtgctaaataaattatgttatctaaaataaaatgtcatacatatatcatattatatgtatatttaaaaatgataacaatatttttttaacttagtattaatataattaaaattagtttaattagACTTAAGTTAATTaggaattaattagaaataaacaatttaacttAGAATTCTAAGTGGCGTCACtagattcatatttaaaactaaattatttttaaatttaattaaactgaattaaaactaaattatttttaaatttaaatcattctgaatatataaaatttttaatataaaagtataaattaatatttagcaattttattaaatatataatttaatatatttattaaatatataattaaatattttatattaataattataaaaaattttaaaacaaaattattatattatttaaattataaaacataaaaagaaatttataaaaaaattattgcaaaatattcaattgtaagAGAAATTACACTGCTTAGTATTCTAAGTATTAAAAGATAGGGGCATATCTGTAGACCCAgtagtaattattttcattctactGGAGGGAATGAATATGCTAAATAAACTATGTTATCTTAAAAAGATTTCATACGTATTGTTATATGTATGTTAAGAAATGATAACATaacattttgttaaataattaaataatgcttAATAgttgtgaaaatattaaactttaacaaaataaatttttatttcagtgaAACAAATCCAAATTGGGCAAAAGAAATTCGTGATGATGTTATCGAAGAATGTAATAAACACGGTGGTGTATTACATGTATATGTGGACCAAGCCTCTCCTCAGGGTAACGTTTATGTTAAGTGTCCGTCAATAGGAACAGCAGTTGCAGCTGTCAACTCATTACATGGTAGATGGTTTGCTGGCCGAGTAATTACAGCCGCTTATGTGCCAGTTGTAAATTATCATTCGCTGTTTCCGGATGCGATGACCGCTTTACAGTTATTGGTTCCGAGCGCTCCGCGAAGGGGAATGTGATCTTAAACAGTGCAAATGCCAAttacaaatatgtaaattcatatagtattacatttttacaaaaataatttttgttactaTAACAAAATCGTTAAGTGTCGTTTCAAATTATACAGGTGTTACAAAATAACAGCGATGCATctgcataaaattttcatatagaagataattatttttttgttttataaaaattttctattattaaatatcttgacCAATTAATACAagctgaaaaattatttttaatatattt harbors:
- the LOC107992722 gene encoding RNA-binding protein 39 isoform X2 — its product is MRGISESSPTRAMAEDLDVEAMLEAPYKKGEQDSSTKDKSSKENGSSRKSSGKSKHRSRSRSRSRDRREKDRRDRDRDRDRERDRDRDRDRDRDRDRRRRSRSRDRRDRDRDRDNSDRDRDRRDRDRDRDRRRKRSLTPITLPRARLPFGKGVSPLGINDELTPEERDARTVFCMQLSQRIRARDLEEFFSSVGKVQDVRLITCNKTRRFKGIAYVEFKDPESVTLALGLSGQKLLGVPIVVQHTQAEKNRMGNSMPNLMPKGQTGPMRLYVGSLHFNITEDMLRGIFEPFGKIDNIQLIMDPETGRSKGYGFLTFRNADDAKKALEQLNGFELAGRPMKVGNVTERTDLIQGPSLLDTDELDRSGIELGATGRLQLMFKLAEGTGLEIPPAAANALNMAPVMSTPQPPPQVAPPIATQCFMLSNMFDPQNETNPNWAKEIRDDVIEECNKHGGVLHVYVDQASPQGNVYVKCPSIGTAVAAVNSLHGRWFAGRVITAAYVPVVNYHSLFPDAMTALQLLVPSAPRRGM
- the LOC107992722 gene encoding RNA-binding protein 39 isoform X5, which translates into the protein MHLKYEEQDSSTKDKSSKENGSSRKSSGKSKHRSRSRSRSRDRREKDRRDRDRDRDRERDRDRDRDRDRDRDRRRRSRSRDRRDRDRDRDNSDRDRDRRDRDRDRDRRRKRSLTPITLPRARLPFGKGVSPLGIRNDELTPEERDARTVFCMQLSQRIRARDLEEFFSSVGKVQDVRLITCNKTRRFKGIAYVEFKDPESVTLALGLSGQKLLGVPIVVQHTQAEKNRMGNSMPNLMPKGQTGPMRLYVGSLHFNITEDMLRGIFEPFGKIDNIQLIMDPETGRSKGYGFLTFRNADDAKKALEQLNGFELAGRPMKVGNVTERTDLIQGPSLLDTDELDRSGIELGATGRLQLMFKLAEGTGLEIPPAAANALNMAPVMSTPQPPPQVAPPIATQCFMLSNMFDPQNETNPNWAKEIRDDVIEECNKHGGVLHVYVDQASPQGNVYVKCPSIGTAVAAVNSLHGRWFAGRVITAAYVPVVNYHSLFPDAMTALQLLVPSAPRRGM
- the LOC107992722 gene encoding RNA-binding protein 39 isoform X3, with amino-acid sequence MAEDLDVEAMLEAPYKKGEQDSSTKDKSSKENGSSRKSSGKSKHRSRSRSRSRDRREKDRRDRDRDRDRERDRDRDRDRDRDRDRRRRSRSRDRRDRDRDRDNSDRDRDRRDRDRDRDRRRKRSLTPITLPRARLPFGKGVSPLGIRNDELTPEERDARTVFCMQLSQRIRARDLEEFFSSVGKVQDVRLITCNKTRRFKGIAYVEFKDPESVTLALGLSGQKLLGVPIVVQHTQAEKNRMGNSMPNLMPKGQTGPMRLYVGSLHFNITEDMLRGIFEPFGKIDNIQLIMDPETGRSKGYGFLTFRNADDAKKALEQLNGFELAGRPMKVGNVTERTDLIQGPSLLDTDELDRSGIELGATGRLQLMFKLAEGTGLEIPPAAANALNMAPVMSTPQPPPQVAPPIATQCFMLSNMFDPQNETNPNWAKEIRDDVIEECNKHGGVLHVYVDQASPQGNVYVKCPSIGTAVAAVNSLHGRWFAGRVITAAYVPVVNYHSLFPDAMTALQLLVPSAPRRGM
- the LOC107992722 gene encoding RNA-binding protein 39 isoform X4, giving the protein MAEDLDVEAMLEAPYKKGEQDSSTKDKSSKENGSSRKSSGKSKHRSRSRSRSRDRREKDRRDRDRDRDRERDRDRDRDRDRDRDRRRRSRSRDRRDRDRDRDNSDRDRDRRDRDRDRDRRRKRSLTPITLPRARLPFGKGVSPLGINDELTPEERDARTVFCMQLSQRIRARDLEEFFSSVGKVQDVRLITCNKTRRFKGIAYVEFKDPESVTLALGLSGQKLLGVPIVVQHTQAEKNRMGNSMPNLMPKGQTGPMRLYVGSLHFNITEDMLRGIFEPFGKIDNIQLIMDPETGRSKGYGFLTFRNADDAKKALEQLNGFELAGRPMKVGNVTERTDLIQGPSLLDTDELDRSGIELGATGRLQLMFKLAEGTGLEIPPAAANALNMAPVMSTPQPPPQVAPPIATQCFMLSNMFDPQNETNPNWAKEIRDDVIEECNKHGGVLHVYVDQASPQGNVYVKCPSIGTAVAAVNSLHGRWFAGRVITAAYVPVVNYHSLFPDAMTALQLLVPSAPRRGM
- the LOC107992722 gene encoding RNA-binding protein 39 isoform X1, with amino-acid sequence MRGISESSPTRAMAEDLDVEAMLEAPYKKGEQDSSTKDKSSKENGSSRKSSGKSKHRSRSRSRSRDRREKDRRDRDRDRDRERDRDRDRDRDRDRDRRRRSRSRDRRDRDRDRDNSDRDRDRRDRDRDRDRRRKRSLTPITLPRARLPFGKGVSPLGIRNDELTPEERDARTVFCMQLSQRIRARDLEEFFSSVGKVQDVRLITCNKTRRFKGIAYVEFKDPESVTLALGLSGQKLLGVPIVVQHTQAEKNRMGNSMPNLMPKGQTGPMRLYVGSLHFNITEDMLRGIFEPFGKIDNIQLIMDPETGRSKGYGFLTFRNADDAKKALEQLNGFELAGRPMKVGNVTERTDLIQGPSLLDTDELDRSGIELGATGRLQLMFKLAEGTGLEIPPAAANALNMAPVMSTPQPPPQVAPPIATQCFMLSNMFDPQNETNPNWAKEIRDDVIEECNKHGGVLHVYVDQASPQGNVYVKCPSIGTAVAAVNSLHGRWFAGRVITAAYVPVVNYHSLFPDAMTALQLLVPSAPRRGM